In uncultured Bacteroides sp., one genomic interval encodes:
- a CDS encoding nucleotidyl transferase AbiEii/AbiGii toxin family protein: MNLFDQMMSRYEIQTNNDYTNALHEVMQQVTLAGLHRGGFFDKAAFYGGTCLRIFHGVQRFSEDMDFSLLRSDEIFMLENYFESIINEFNALGRNVVINRKIKKNESNVESAFLKDDTAIYNLQFTTEHAIKIKIEVDINPPLGFSTESKLLLLPYSFMTRCYTLPDLYAGKMHALLFRNWKNRVKGRDWYDFEWYVRNNVALDFKHLCERTYQFGSLKEGELTQDNFKSLLKEKISHTNIEMVKADVKPFIKNPQEMDIWSADYFMQLVDMIRFE; the protein is encoded by the coding sequence ATGAATCTATTTGATCAAATGATGTCTCGTTATGAGATACAAACCAATAACGACTATACAAATGCACTACACGAAGTAATGCAACAGGTTACACTTGCAGGATTACATCGAGGCGGATTCTTTGATAAAGCAGCATTTTATGGTGGCACTTGTTTACGTATCTTTCACGGAGTTCAACGGTTTTCAGAAGATATGGACTTCTCATTATTGCGATCAGATGAAATTTTTATGCTTGAAAACTACTTTGAATCTATCATTAATGAATTCAATGCTTTGGGGCGAAATGTGGTAATCAATAGAAAGATAAAGAAAAATGAAAGCAATGTTGAATCGGCTTTTCTAAAGGACGATACCGCTATATACAATTTACAGTTTACAACAGAACATGCAATAAAGATCAAAATAGAGGTAGATATAAATCCACCGTTGGGTTTCTCTACTGAGTCCAAGCTATTACTTCTGCCCTATTCATTTATGACTCGTTGCTACACATTGCCCGATCTGTATGCAGGAAAGATGCACGCACTTCTTTTTCGTAACTGGAAAAACCGGGTAAAGGGACGTGACTGGTATGACTTTGAATGGTATGTCCGTAACAATGTTGCACTGGACTTCAAACATCTCTGCGAACGAACATATCAATTTGGTTCACTAAAGGAGGGTGAATTGACGCAAGACAATTTTAAATCATTACTCAAAGAAAAGATTAGCCATACTAATATTGAGATGGTAAAGGCTGATGTGAAACCTTTTATAAAGAATCCTCAAGAAATGGATATCTGGTCTGCAGACTATTTTATGCAGTTAGTGGATATGATTCGGTTTGAGTAA
- a CDS encoding GIY-YIG nuclease family protein, with translation MKTFGKTIKIYLIDGDPNGRMSCELSNWSGKAYKLPRKLIKESANRPDLDNTGVYILFGRTDNIEEKDLAYIGEAEGIRNRLENHLAQKDFWNEAITFISKDNNLNKAHVKYLESRLYEIAKDTDRYNLTNSNSPTKSSISESDQSEMEEFIENIKLLVNSLGFKIFEPLRKVSINKEEEEKNTFYIKAARGANATGQSTSDGFVVFKDSAIADSTTNSFPQNWEKLRSTLIKNKIIEQNVFTKDYLFSSPSSAAAIVMGRSANGLTEWKTEDGRILKSIESNN, from the coding sequence ATGAAAACATTCGGTAAAACAATTAAAATATATCTCATAGATGGAGATCCTAATGGAAGAATGAGCTGTGAACTTTCAAACTGGTCAGGAAAAGCTTATAAATTACCAAGAAAACTTATCAAAGAGTCAGCAAATAGGCCAGACCTGGACAACACTGGAGTATATATTTTATTTGGAAGAACAGACAATATAGAAGAAAAAGATCTTGCCTATATTGGTGAAGCTGAAGGCATAAGAAATAGATTGGAAAACCATCTCGCACAAAAAGATTTCTGGAACGAAGCTATTACTTTTATAAGCAAGGATAATAATCTTAATAAAGCTCATGTAAAATACTTAGAAAGCAGATTATATGAAATAGCAAAAGACACTGATAGATATAATTTAACCAATTCAAATTCACCAACGAAATCTAGTATATCTGAATCAGACCAATCAGAAATGGAGGAATTTATTGAGAATATTAAGCTTCTGGTAAATTCTTTAGGTTTTAAAATATTTGAACCACTAAGAAAAGTTAGTATCAATAAAGAAGAAGAAGAAAAGAATACATTTTATATAAAAGCAGCAAGAGGTGCAAATGCTACCGGACAAAGTACTTCTGACGGTTTTGTTGTGTTCAAAGATTCTGCTATTGCAGACTCTACTACAAACTCATTTCCTCAAAATTGGGAAAAGTTAAGAAGTACTTTGATTAAAAATAAGATCATAGAGCAGAACGTATTTACTAAAGATTACCTATTTAGTAGCCCCTCTTCTGCAGCAGCAATTGTTATGGGTAGAAGCGCTAACGGATTGACTGAATGGAAAACGGAAGATGGAAGGATCTTAAAATCTATTGAATCAAACAACTAA